From a single Thermoanaerobaculum aquaticum genomic region:
- a CDS encoding thioredoxin family protein: protein MKVRTGLMLAVVFGGLLVMSYALGPRGQSKAPATIPWESNVTAALAKAEAQHKLVMVDFYTTWCRWCQRLDATTLSEPAVAAKIGDGFVPVRLDAENDGRELAQKFGVDSYPTVVFLDKSGQEVYRIAGYLEPQDFLRELENVKAGS from the coding sequence ATGAAGGTACGGACGGGCTTAATGCTTGCGGTGGTGTTTGGTGGGTTGCTGGTGATGAGCTACGCACTGGGGCCGCGGGGGCAAAGCAAGGCTCCCGCCACCATCCCATGGGAATCCAACGTCACGGCAGCCTTAGCCAAAGCTGAGGCTCAGCACAAGCTGGTGATGGTGGACTTTTACACCACCTGGTGCCGGTGGTGTCAGCGGCTGGACGCCACCACTTTGAGCGAACCGGCAGTGGCGGCAAAGATTGGTGATGGTTTTGTTCCTGTGCGCCTGGACGCTGAAAACGACGGGCGGGAGCTAGCTCAGAAGTTTGGGGTGGATAGCTACCCCACGGTGGTCTTCCTCGACAAATCGGGCCAGGAGGTCTACCGCATTGCCGGGTACCTAGAACCCCAGGACTTTTTGCGGGAACTTGAGAACGTGAAGGCCGGCAGCTAA
- a CDS encoding DUF47 domain-containing protein — protein sequence MRWFLPIDSRFLEIFDLASGNIVQAVELFTRMLQEPKELAARVEELKALEHQGDRYTHETLARLNTSFVTPFDREDIHALATKLDDILDAVDATGHRLLLYGVGQVPDRLVQLAELLLASAREVQKAVVALHDPRRHKEALTCCVEINRLENEADQIHRDALADLFANHRDPVEIIKQKDLFAFLEEGTDRCEDVANIIETIIIKAS from the coding sequence ATGCGTTGGTTCTTGCCAATAGACAGCAGGTTTCTGGAAATCTTCGACCTTGCCAGCGGCAACATTGTGCAGGCGGTGGAGCTTTTCACCCGCATGCTGCAAGAACCCAAGGAGCTTGCGGCGCGGGTGGAAGAGCTCAAGGCCTTGGAACACCAGGGTGACCGCTATACCCACGAGACGCTAGCTCGTCTCAACACCAGCTTTGTGACCCCTTTTGATCGCGAGGACATCCACGCCCTGGCCACCAAGCTGGACGACATCTTGGATGCGGTGGACGCCACCGGCCATCGGCTTCTGCTTTACGGCGTGGGCCAAGTCCCCGACCGCCTGGTGCAACTGGCGGAGCTTCTTCTCGCCTCTGCCCGCGAGGTGCAAAAGGCGGTTGTTGCTCTGCACGATCCACGACGCCACAAGGAAGCGCTGACCTGCTGCGTGGAAATCAACAGGCTCGAAAACGAAGCCGATCAAATCCACCGCGACGCGCTGGCCGATCTTTTTGCGAATCACCGGGATCCCGTGGAAATCATCAAGCAAAAGGACCTTTTCGCCTTTCTCGAAGAAGGGACAGACCGCTGCGAAGACGTGGCCAATATCATTGAGACCATCATCATCAAGGCCTCGTGA